Proteins encoded by one window of Dioscorea cayenensis subsp. rotundata cultivar TDr96_F1 chromosome 6, TDr96_F1_v2_PseudoChromosome.rev07_lg8_w22 25.fasta, whole genome shotgun sequence:
- the LOC120262927 gene encoding acyltransferase-like protein At1g54570, chloroplastic isoform X3, with protein sequence MVSIPLPTFPFLSQSHLQCQQTPVLKNPWSIGSHRARVRVRVGDGGFKGLEVLYEDGHGTVGISEFIDAMKDFEYLGEDEGGPLRWFCPANPGLPPIKDAPVLLFLPGVDGNGMGLLLHHKALGRVFEVRCLHVPIRNRTPFEVVHIELVKFVEAAVIVEHLIDGNKPIYLLGHSFGGCLALSVAARNPDANLVLILSNPATSFDRSNLQPFLPILSSSHHLSIIIPCLLSFNVVNLVKMALDGIDKEHHLLHKLTASVTNQSSPMDILKQLESMPRDTFSWKIQLLKSATRYANSHLHAVKAEVLILASILPSRDEAERLFEILLNCKVHYLHDSGHSLLLDPSVNLLTIIKGTGFYRHSREHNDVTDFMPPTMMELKALDNFNRFVSEITSPAMFSTLEDGKIVRGLSGIPNDGPVLLVGNHMLLGVESIPLVAQFLHEKRVVLRGIAHPVLFPKRTESSSQGPCSFTLAKVFGGVPVSFSNFYHLLSVKAFVLLYPGGAREALRRKGEEYKLIWPPQPEFVRVAARFGATIVPFGVVGEDDMGEVVLDYDDLMKMPVIKDVIKGFNQTISVKITGESRKQDVFIPCILPKIPGRYYFLFGKPITTKGKDILNNRNEANALYLHVKSVAENCISYLIEKREEDIYRSICQRTLHQVLKGSHQIIPSFEP encoded by the exons ATGGTCTCCATTCCATTGCCCACCTTCCCATTCCTCTCACAATCCCATCTACAATGCCAGCAAACCCCTGTTCTCAAGAATCCATGGAGTATTGGCAGTCATCgagctagggttagggttagggttgggGATGGTGGTTTTAAAGGTTTGGAGGTCTTGTATGAGGATGGGCATGGAACTGTGGGGATTTCTGAGTTTATAGATGCTATGAAGGATTTTGAATACTTGGGTGAAGATGAAGGTGGACCTCTCCGGTGGTTCTGCCCGGCTAATCCAGGCCTGCCGCCGATTAAGGATGCCCCGGTCTTGTTGTTCTTGcctg GTGTTGATGGAAATGGAATGGGACTCTTGTTGCATCATAAAGCCCTAGGAAG GGTTTTCGAAGTTCGGTGCTTGCATGTTCCAATACGTAATCGAACACCATTTGAAG TTGTGCATATAGAACTAGTGAAATTTGTTGAAGCTGCTGTGATTGTTGAGCATTTGATTGATGGTAACAAGCCAATCTATTTGCTGGGCCATTCCTTTGGAGGTTGCTTAGCTCTTTCTGTTGCTGCTCGTAATCCTGATGCCAATTTAGTTCTTATATTATCTAATCCTG CAACATCATTTGACAGGTCAAATTTGCAGCCTTTTCTTCCCATTCTGAGTTCTTCACACCACCTTAGTATTATCATTCCATGCCTTCTTAGTTTCAATGTTG TTAATCTTGTAAAGATGGCATTGGATGGTATAGATAAAGAGCATCATCTTTTACATAAACTGACTGCCTCAGTAACAAATCAGTCTTCTCCAATGGATATTTTG AAACAATTAGAGTCGATGCCAAGAGATACTTTCTCATGGAAAATACAGCTGCTTAAATCGGCCACACGCTATGCTAATTCCCATCTTCATGCAGTCAAAGCCGAAGTGTTGATACTTGCAAG CATCCTGCCTAGTAGAGATGAAGCTGAACGACTTTTTGAAATACTACTGAATTGCAAGGTTCACTACCTTCATGACAGTGGCCACAGCCTTCTATTG GATCCTTCCGTTAACTTATTGACTATAATAAAAGGTACTGGTTTCTATCGTCATTCAAGAGAACACAATGATGTTACAGATTTCATGCCACCAACTATGATGGAACTCAAAGCACTTGATAACTTTAATAG ATTCGTCTCTGAAATTACCAGTCCTGCAATGTTTTCAACCTTGGAAGATGGTAAGATCGTTAGGGGTCTTTCAGGGATACCTAACGATGGTCCGGTTTTGCTCGTCGGTAACCACATGTTGCTAGGAGTTGAATCAATTCCACTCGTGGCACAGTTTCTGCATGAAAAAAGAGTTGTTCTCCGCGGTATTGCTCATCCTGTTCTGTTTCCAAAGCGGACAGAGAGTTCATCACAGGGGCCTTGTTCATTCACTCTTGCTAAAGTATTCGGTGGAGTCCCTGTCTCCTTTAgcaatttttatcacttgttaTCAGTGAAAGCATTTGTTCTTCTTTATCCTGGTGGTGCCCGTGAAGCGCTTCGTCGAAAG GGTGAAGAGTACAAGTTGATTTGGCCTCCCCAACCTGAATTTGTTCGAGTGGCTGCCCGATTTGGAGCCACAATTGTACCATTCGGAGTTGTTGGAGAAGATGATATGGGAGAA GTAGTTCTCGATTATGATGATCTAATGAAAATGCCCGTCATAAAAGACGTGATAAAAGGTTTCAATCAGACTATAAG TGTCAAAATAACCGGAGAGTCCAGGAAACAAGACGTTTTCATACCCTGCATCCTGCCAAAGATACCTGGACgctattatttcttatttgggAAGCCAATTACGACGAAAGGAAAGGACATACTAAATAACCGGAACGAAGCAAATGCTTTGTATTTGCATGTAAAATCAGTGGCTGAAAACTGCATTTCTTATCTAATAGAAAAGCGGGAGGAGGACATCTATAGGAGTATCTGTCAAAGGACTCTCCATCAAGTTCTTAAAGGTTCACACCAAATCATTCCCTCATTTGAACCCTGA
- the LOC120263757 gene encoding CASP-like protein 1D1, whose protein sequence is MSSIDASTTRDSGKTAPESGHHPPPPLVNFFGVDFVLRFFLFASTISALIVMVTSKQTKLIPTSLSPPFPAYVSRAAKFDHSPAFIYMVVALAVTCFYSIITMFTSAFVISNPFPSTKMLFNMILFDALMAGIMASATGATGGVAYIGLKGNSHVNWNKICNFYDKFCRHIGASALVSLIASIILVILVIISSYSLYRRSR, encoded by the exons ATGTCATCCATAGATGCCTCAACTACCCGGGACTCCGGCAAGACGGCTCCGGAGTCTGGTCATCATCCTCCACCACCTCTAGTTAATTTTTTCGGGGTTGATTTTGTCCTACGGTTCTTCCTTTTTGCCTCGACTATTTCCGCCCTTATTGTTATGGTCACAAGTAAGCAAACCAAGCTTATTCCGACCTCGCTCTCTCCTCCGTTCCCTGCTTATGTCTCTCGTGCTGCTAAGTTCGATCACTCTCCCGCTTTCAT ATATATGGTGGTAGCTCTCGCGGTAACTTGCTTTTATAGCATTATTACTATGTTCACTTCGGCTTTTGTTATCTCCAATCCTTTCCCTTCAACAAAGATGTTGTTCAATATGATTCTCTTCGATGCc TTGATGGCCGGAATTATGGCTTCGGCGACTGGAGCAACCGGTGGTGTTGCATATATTGGATTGAAAGGAAACTCTCATGTGAATTGGAACAAGATATgcaatttttatgataaattttgcCGTCATATTGGAGCTAGTGCACTTGTGTCTCTTATTGCATCAATTATTCTAGTCATTCTTGTTATAATTTCTTCATACTCTCTTTATCGTCGAAGCCGATGA
- the LOC120262927 gene encoding acyltransferase-like protein At1g54570, chloroplastic isoform X4, whose amino-acid sequence MVSIPLPTFPFLSQSHLQCQQTPVLKNPWSIGSHRARVRVRVGDGGFKGLEVLYEDGHGTVGISEFIDAMKDFEYLGEDEGGPLRWFCPANPGLPPIKDAPVLLFLPGVDGNGMGLLLHHKALGRVFEVRCLHVPIRNRTPFEVVHIELVKFVEAAVIVEHLIDGNKPIYLLGHSFGGCLALSVAARNPDANLVLILSNPATSFDRSNLQPFLPILSSSHHLSIIIPCLLSFNVVNLVKMALDGIDKEHHLLHKLTASVTNQSSPMDILKQLESMPRDTFSWKIQLLKSATRYANSHLHAVKAEVLILASCQDSILPSRDEAERLFEILLNCKVHYLHDSGHSLLLDPSVNLLTIIKGTGFYRHSREHNDVTDFMPPTMMELKALDNFNRFVSEITSPAMFSTLEDGKIVRGLSGIPNDGPVLLVGNHMLLGVESIPLVAQFLHEKRVVLRGIAHPVLFPKRTESSSQGPCSFTLAKVFGGVPVSFSNFYHLLSVKAFVLLYPGGAREALRRKGEEYKLIWPPQPEFVRVAARFGATIVPFGVVGEDDMGEVVLDYDDLMKMPVIKDVIKGFNQTIRKQDVFIPCILPKIPGRYYFLFGKPITTKGKDILNNRNEANALYLHVKSVAENCISYLIEKREEDIYRSICQRTLHQVLKGSHQIIPSFEP is encoded by the exons ATGGTCTCCATTCCATTGCCCACCTTCCCATTCCTCTCACAATCCCATCTACAATGCCAGCAAACCCCTGTTCTCAAGAATCCATGGAGTATTGGCAGTCATCgagctagggttagggttagggttgggGATGGTGGTTTTAAAGGTTTGGAGGTCTTGTATGAGGATGGGCATGGAACTGTGGGGATTTCTGAGTTTATAGATGCTATGAAGGATTTTGAATACTTGGGTGAAGATGAAGGTGGACCTCTCCGGTGGTTCTGCCCGGCTAATCCAGGCCTGCCGCCGATTAAGGATGCCCCGGTCTTGTTGTTCTTGcctg GTGTTGATGGAAATGGAATGGGACTCTTGTTGCATCATAAAGCCCTAGGAAG GGTTTTCGAAGTTCGGTGCTTGCATGTTCCAATACGTAATCGAACACCATTTGAAG TTGTGCATATAGAACTAGTGAAATTTGTTGAAGCTGCTGTGATTGTTGAGCATTTGATTGATGGTAACAAGCCAATCTATTTGCTGGGCCATTCCTTTGGAGGTTGCTTAGCTCTTTCTGTTGCTGCTCGTAATCCTGATGCCAATTTAGTTCTTATATTATCTAATCCTG CAACATCATTTGACAGGTCAAATTTGCAGCCTTTTCTTCCCATTCTGAGTTCTTCACACCACCTTAGTATTATCATTCCATGCCTTCTTAGTTTCAATGTTG TTAATCTTGTAAAGATGGCATTGGATGGTATAGATAAAGAGCATCATCTTTTACATAAACTGACTGCCTCAGTAACAAATCAGTCTTCTCCAATGGATATTTTG AAACAATTAGAGTCGATGCCAAGAGATACTTTCTCATGGAAAATACAGCTGCTTAAATCGGCCACACGCTATGCTAATTCCCATCTTCATGCAGTCAAAGCCGAAGTGTTGATACTTGCAAG TTGCCAGGATAGCATCCTGCCTAGTAGAGATGAAGCTGAACGACTTTTTGAAATACTACTGAATTGCAAGGTTCACTACCTTCATGACAGTGGCCACAGCCTTCTATTG GATCCTTCCGTTAACTTATTGACTATAATAAAAGGTACTGGTTTCTATCGTCATTCAAGAGAACACAATGATGTTACAGATTTCATGCCACCAACTATGATGGAACTCAAAGCACTTGATAACTTTAATAG ATTCGTCTCTGAAATTACCAGTCCTGCAATGTTTTCAACCTTGGAAGATGGTAAGATCGTTAGGGGTCTTTCAGGGATACCTAACGATGGTCCGGTTTTGCTCGTCGGTAACCACATGTTGCTAGGAGTTGAATCAATTCCACTCGTGGCACAGTTTCTGCATGAAAAAAGAGTTGTTCTCCGCGGTATTGCTCATCCTGTTCTGTTTCCAAAGCGGACAGAGAGTTCATCACAGGGGCCTTGTTCATTCACTCTTGCTAAAGTATTCGGTGGAGTCCCTGTCTCCTTTAgcaatttttatcacttgttaTCAGTGAAAGCATTTGTTCTTCTTTATCCTGGTGGTGCCCGTGAAGCGCTTCGTCGAAAG GGTGAAGAGTACAAGTTGATTTGGCCTCCCCAACCTGAATTTGTTCGAGTGGCTGCCCGATTTGGAGCCACAATTGTACCATTCGGAGTTGTTGGAGAAGATGATATGGGAGAA GTAGTTCTCGATTATGATGATCTAATGAAAATGCCCGTCATAAAAGACGTGATAAAAGGTTTCAATCAGACTATAAG GAAACAAGACGTTTTCATACCCTGCATCCTGCCAAAGATACCTGGACgctattatttcttatttgggAAGCCAATTACGACGAAAGGAAAGGACATACTAAATAACCGGAACGAAGCAAATGCTTTGTATTTGCATGTAAAATCAGTGGCTGAAAACTGCATTTCTTATCTAATAGAAAAGCGGGAGGAGGACATCTATAGGAGTATCTGTCAAAGGACTCTCCATCAAGTTCTTAAAGGTTCACACCAAATCATTCCCTCATTTGAACCCTGA
- the LOC120262927 gene encoding acyltransferase-like protein At1g54570, chloroplastic isoform X2 yields the protein MVSIPLPTFPFLSQSHLQCQQTPVLKNPWSIGSHRARVRVRVGDGGFKGLEVLYEDGHGTVGISEFIDAMKDFEYLGEDEGGPLRWFCPANPGLPPIKDAPVLLFLPGVDGNGMGLLLHHKALGRVFEVRCLHVPIRNRTPFEELVKFVEAAVIVEHLIDGNKPIYLLGHSFGGCLALSVAARNPDANLVLILSNPATSFDRSNLQPFLPILSSSHHLSIIIPCLLSFNVVNLVKMALDGIDKEHHLLHKLTASVTNQSSPMDILKQLESMPRDTFSWKIQLLKSATRYANSHLHAVKAEVLILASCQDSILPSRDEAERLFEILLNCKVHYLHDSGHSLLLDPSVNLLTIIKGTGFYRHSREHNDVTDFMPPTMMELKALDNFNRFVSEITSPAMFSTLEDGKIVRGLSGIPNDGPVLLVGNHMLLGVESIPLVAQFLHEKRVVLRGIAHPVLFPKRTESSSQGPCSFTLAKVFGGVPVSFSNFYHLLSVKAFVLLYPGGAREALRRKGEEYKLIWPPQPEFVRVAARFGATIVPFGVVGEDDMGEVVLDYDDLMKMPVIKDVIKGFNQTISVKITGESRKQDVFIPCILPKIPGRYYFLFGKPITTKGKDILNNRNEANALYLHVKSVAENCISYLIEKREEDIYRSICQRTLHQVLKGSHQIIPSFEP from the exons ATGGTCTCCATTCCATTGCCCACCTTCCCATTCCTCTCACAATCCCATCTACAATGCCAGCAAACCCCTGTTCTCAAGAATCCATGGAGTATTGGCAGTCATCgagctagggttagggttagggttgggGATGGTGGTTTTAAAGGTTTGGAGGTCTTGTATGAGGATGGGCATGGAACTGTGGGGATTTCTGAGTTTATAGATGCTATGAAGGATTTTGAATACTTGGGTGAAGATGAAGGTGGACCTCTCCGGTGGTTCTGCCCGGCTAATCCAGGCCTGCCGCCGATTAAGGATGCCCCGGTCTTGTTGTTCTTGcctg GTGTTGATGGAAATGGAATGGGACTCTTGTTGCATCATAAAGCCCTAGGAAG GGTTTTCGAAGTTCGGTGCTTGCATGTTCCAATACGTAATCGAACACCATTTGAAG AACTAGTGAAATTTGTTGAAGCTGCTGTGATTGTTGAGCATTTGATTGATGGTAACAAGCCAATCTATTTGCTGGGCCATTCCTTTGGAGGTTGCTTAGCTCTTTCTGTTGCTGCTCGTAATCCTGATGCCAATTTAGTTCTTATATTATCTAATCCTG CAACATCATTTGACAGGTCAAATTTGCAGCCTTTTCTTCCCATTCTGAGTTCTTCACACCACCTTAGTATTATCATTCCATGCCTTCTTAGTTTCAATGTTG TTAATCTTGTAAAGATGGCATTGGATGGTATAGATAAAGAGCATCATCTTTTACATAAACTGACTGCCTCAGTAACAAATCAGTCTTCTCCAATGGATATTTTG AAACAATTAGAGTCGATGCCAAGAGATACTTTCTCATGGAAAATACAGCTGCTTAAATCGGCCACACGCTATGCTAATTCCCATCTTCATGCAGTCAAAGCCGAAGTGTTGATACTTGCAAG TTGCCAGGATAGCATCCTGCCTAGTAGAGATGAAGCTGAACGACTTTTTGAAATACTACTGAATTGCAAGGTTCACTACCTTCATGACAGTGGCCACAGCCTTCTATTG GATCCTTCCGTTAACTTATTGACTATAATAAAAGGTACTGGTTTCTATCGTCATTCAAGAGAACACAATGATGTTACAGATTTCATGCCACCAACTATGATGGAACTCAAAGCACTTGATAACTTTAATAG ATTCGTCTCTGAAATTACCAGTCCTGCAATGTTTTCAACCTTGGAAGATGGTAAGATCGTTAGGGGTCTTTCAGGGATACCTAACGATGGTCCGGTTTTGCTCGTCGGTAACCACATGTTGCTAGGAGTTGAATCAATTCCACTCGTGGCACAGTTTCTGCATGAAAAAAGAGTTGTTCTCCGCGGTATTGCTCATCCTGTTCTGTTTCCAAAGCGGACAGAGAGTTCATCACAGGGGCCTTGTTCATTCACTCTTGCTAAAGTATTCGGTGGAGTCCCTGTCTCCTTTAgcaatttttatcacttgttaTCAGTGAAAGCATTTGTTCTTCTTTATCCTGGTGGTGCCCGTGAAGCGCTTCGTCGAAAG GGTGAAGAGTACAAGTTGATTTGGCCTCCCCAACCTGAATTTGTTCGAGTGGCTGCCCGATTTGGAGCCACAATTGTACCATTCGGAGTTGTTGGAGAAGATGATATGGGAGAA GTAGTTCTCGATTATGATGATCTAATGAAAATGCCCGTCATAAAAGACGTGATAAAAGGTTTCAATCAGACTATAAG TGTCAAAATAACCGGAGAGTCCAGGAAACAAGACGTTTTCATACCCTGCATCCTGCCAAAGATACCTGGACgctattatttcttatttgggAAGCCAATTACGACGAAAGGAAAGGACATACTAAATAACCGGAACGAAGCAAATGCTTTGTATTTGCATGTAAAATCAGTGGCTGAAAACTGCATTTCTTATCTAATAGAAAAGCGGGAGGAGGACATCTATAGGAGTATCTGTCAAAGGACTCTCCATCAAGTTCTTAAAGGTTCACACCAAATCATTCCCTCATTTGAACCCTGA
- the LOC120262927 gene encoding acyltransferase-like protein At1g54570, chloroplastic isoform X1 — protein sequence MVSIPLPTFPFLSQSHLQCQQTPVLKNPWSIGSHRARVRVRVGDGGFKGLEVLYEDGHGTVGISEFIDAMKDFEYLGEDEGGPLRWFCPANPGLPPIKDAPVLLFLPGVDGNGMGLLLHHKALGRVFEVRCLHVPIRNRTPFEVVHIELVKFVEAAVIVEHLIDGNKPIYLLGHSFGGCLALSVAARNPDANLVLILSNPATSFDRSNLQPFLPILSSSHHLSIIIPCLLSFNVVNLVKMALDGIDKEHHLLHKLTASVTNQSSPMDILKQLESMPRDTFSWKIQLLKSATRYANSHLHAVKAEVLILASCQDSILPSRDEAERLFEILLNCKVHYLHDSGHSLLLDPSVNLLTIIKGTGFYRHSREHNDVTDFMPPTMMELKALDNFNRFVSEITSPAMFSTLEDGKIVRGLSGIPNDGPVLLVGNHMLLGVESIPLVAQFLHEKRVVLRGIAHPVLFPKRTESSSQGPCSFTLAKVFGGVPVSFSNFYHLLSVKAFVLLYPGGAREALRRKGEEYKLIWPPQPEFVRVAARFGATIVPFGVVGEDDMGEVVLDYDDLMKMPVIKDVIKGFNQTISVKITGESRKQDVFIPCILPKIPGRYYFLFGKPITTKGKDILNNRNEANALYLHVKSVAENCISYLIEKREEDIYRSICQRTLHQVLKGSHQIIPSFEP from the exons ATGGTCTCCATTCCATTGCCCACCTTCCCATTCCTCTCACAATCCCATCTACAATGCCAGCAAACCCCTGTTCTCAAGAATCCATGGAGTATTGGCAGTCATCgagctagggttagggttagggttgggGATGGTGGTTTTAAAGGTTTGGAGGTCTTGTATGAGGATGGGCATGGAACTGTGGGGATTTCTGAGTTTATAGATGCTATGAAGGATTTTGAATACTTGGGTGAAGATGAAGGTGGACCTCTCCGGTGGTTCTGCCCGGCTAATCCAGGCCTGCCGCCGATTAAGGATGCCCCGGTCTTGTTGTTCTTGcctg GTGTTGATGGAAATGGAATGGGACTCTTGTTGCATCATAAAGCCCTAGGAAG GGTTTTCGAAGTTCGGTGCTTGCATGTTCCAATACGTAATCGAACACCATTTGAAG TTGTGCATATAGAACTAGTGAAATTTGTTGAAGCTGCTGTGATTGTTGAGCATTTGATTGATGGTAACAAGCCAATCTATTTGCTGGGCCATTCCTTTGGAGGTTGCTTAGCTCTTTCTGTTGCTGCTCGTAATCCTGATGCCAATTTAGTTCTTATATTATCTAATCCTG CAACATCATTTGACAGGTCAAATTTGCAGCCTTTTCTTCCCATTCTGAGTTCTTCACACCACCTTAGTATTATCATTCCATGCCTTCTTAGTTTCAATGTTG TTAATCTTGTAAAGATGGCATTGGATGGTATAGATAAAGAGCATCATCTTTTACATAAACTGACTGCCTCAGTAACAAATCAGTCTTCTCCAATGGATATTTTG AAACAATTAGAGTCGATGCCAAGAGATACTTTCTCATGGAAAATACAGCTGCTTAAATCGGCCACACGCTATGCTAATTCCCATCTTCATGCAGTCAAAGCCGAAGTGTTGATACTTGCAAG TTGCCAGGATAGCATCCTGCCTAGTAGAGATGAAGCTGAACGACTTTTTGAAATACTACTGAATTGCAAGGTTCACTACCTTCATGACAGTGGCCACAGCCTTCTATTG GATCCTTCCGTTAACTTATTGACTATAATAAAAGGTACTGGTTTCTATCGTCATTCAAGAGAACACAATGATGTTACAGATTTCATGCCACCAACTATGATGGAACTCAAAGCACTTGATAACTTTAATAG ATTCGTCTCTGAAATTACCAGTCCTGCAATGTTTTCAACCTTGGAAGATGGTAAGATCGTTAGGGGTCTTTCAGGGATACCTAACGATGGTCCGGTTTTGCTCGTCGGTAACCACATGTTGCTAGGAGTTGAATCAATTCCACTCGTGGCACAGTTTCTGCATGAAAAAAGAGTTGTTCTCCGCGGTATTGCTCATCCTGTTCTGTTTCCAAAGCGGACAGAGAGTTCATCACAGGGGCCTTGTTCATTCACTCTTGCTAAAGTATTCGGTGGAGTCCCTGTCTCCTTTAgcaatttttatcacttgttaTCAGTGAAAGCATTTGTTCTTCTTTATCCTGGTGGTGCCCGTGAAGCGCTTCGTCGAAAG GGTGAAGAGTACAAGTTGATTTGGCCTCCCCAACCTGAATTTGTTCGAGTGGCTGCCCGATTTGGAGCCACAATTGTACCATTCGGAGTTGTTGGAGAAGATGATATGGGAGAA GTAGTTCTCGATTATGATGATCTAATGAAAATGCCCGTCATAAAAGACGTGATAAAAGGTTTCAATCAGACTATAAG TGTCAAAATAACCGGAGAGTCCAGGAAACAAGACGTTTTCATACCCTGCATCCTGCCAAAGATACCTGGACgctattatttcttatttgggAAGCCAATTACGACGAAAGGAAAGGACATACTAAATAACCGGAACGAAGCAAATGCTTTGTATTTGCATGTAAAATCAGTGGCTGAAAACTGCATTTCTTATCTAATAGAAAAGCGGGAGGAGGACATCTATAGGAGTATCTGTCAAAGGACTCTCCATCAAGTTCTTAAAGGTTCACACCAAATCATTCCCTCATTTGAACCCTGA